CATCTATATCACCCGGTCCGGTTAAGTTTGTGCCGCCTATCATGACATCAATAGCCACATTGCCCGCATTCTTGACAGTGGGCTTGTCGGGTGTTAATAAGCTGAGGTCGCCATCCACATATGATGCGCCTCCGGGCTGGACATTGTTGAAATTTATCAGTGAAGAGTCAAGAACAAGCGCAGCCAGCTCCATGTACTCAAAGCTTCCTGTCCGCGCGTCCGAAAACCCGTATTCGTCAACAGCAGCAGCCCTGATATCATAAGTGCCGGCTGCGTCAGAATAATTCATCTCAAAGCTTCCGGTGTAATTGGCAGTATCCGAATCTACGTCATTGGCCTTATTCAGTATAATCTCTCCTTTGGGGGTTTGGGCAGTTACATTATCAATGCTGTCCCTGTGCCCGACCAGCACTGAAACATGTACAGTCTTATTCCTGTTGGCAGCAGGATATACCTGGATTCCGGCGCCTGCTGACTCGTCAGGCGAAATAATAACAGCTTCAATGGACGTATCGTTATTATCGATTGCCAGCATATATCCCAGCCTCATGCTTATCCAGTATCCCCTGCCCTGCTTCAGCTTGGACAGCGTGTTATGCTGCCTCAAAGGTGAATATAACCTGAATGTGCCGTTTTCATAGCTCACGATGCGCCTCACCCTGTTTTTGGCGCTGCCCAAGAAATCAGAAACATTTATCTCTTTCTTGTACGGCATTCCGATAAGGTTCCACCCCCTTCTTAGGACTATGGTAACAGACTCTGAAAGCTTTCCTTTCACGCTCAGGGTATCCTTATTTTTCATATATATCCAGAATCCCATCTTATTGTCTATATTCTTGAGATTGGAATATGGAAAGTTAGGGTTATAGAAAAGGTACTTCCCGTTGTCATAAGAAATGACATTTTCATAATTTCCTGATATGCTGCTAAGCACATGGCTGACGCTCGTGTTTGAGAGTAAAAAAGGGATGGAAACAAGATTCCATCCCTTTTCCAGGCTTATGTTAAATTCTGAAGAATATGATATGGGAATAGCTATTAAAAGAAGTGCAAAAACTAATTTAATCTGTTTATTTAACATAAGCCCTTGTCCTATTTTTTCCCCTTTTTTCCTGAGAGGATGATTATTCCAGCCCCTAAAACAACAATTGTGATTATGATAATCATGCCCACTAGTGGGTCATTGTCAGCGGTTTGGCCCGCTTCAGCCTGCTTTTTTACAGGTTCTTCTTCTTCCTCCTTTTCCATTACCCTGAAACCTATGTCTTCTTTTTCTCCTATTATATCACCGTTAACCATAACAATTGCGCTTGCCCTGTAATAGACGTTCTTCTCTTTTCCTGCAGTCTCCCATTCCACTTTATATTCCCTGCTTGCCCCGGGCTGTATCTTTTCAAGGGATTTTTCAATAACATCTACAGTGCTTCCTGTCCCTTTTTTAATCTCTATCCTGACATCCGGGCCCGCCGGGACATTTCCCTCGTTGGTAAAGCCTATTAAGAATCTCACAGGATCGCCGTACTCCTCATCCTTGGTAAGGATGTTTGCGACACTTCCCCTTATTATCTCTCGGTCTGTTATTGTTGCAATCAGCTCAGTATCCACTCCGGGAAAGATTCCCATCCCGCTGCCTTCGAATCCAGATGAGCCCTTTGCCCTTGTCAGTATCTTCCCTGTGTATCTGCCGTTAGGCTCATTTTCAGGGGGGGTCAGCCTTAATGTGACCTTGGTTTGTCCTTTTGCAGGAACTTCTACAGTTGACGCCGGAAGGAAATCTATCCATTCAGCTGTTTCTCCTTCGATTTCCATAGATACAGTAATAGCATTTTCCCCGGGATTCTGAACAGATATCTGCTTTTCTGTAGCAGCGCCTTTCAGCGCGTTCTCAAAACTGACAGGCGCAGGCGCAACACCCAGCCCTACCGCATACACAAAGCTAATCAAAAATATAGAAATCACTAAATTCAGTAGTGTTTTTTTCATTTTCAACCTAAAAAAATAAAAAAAATATTTAGCCGATGACTGCAGTAAGCGTAACTGTCGAGGTGTATGTTTCAGGCAGCGCTCCTACTGGAATCGTCAGCCTGAAATCAATCTTCTCAGTTGAGCTTGCACCGAAAACAAGGTCAAGGTCTGCCCGTGTCAGGCTGTTTGATAATGCTGTATAACCGTTTGTGCCAACCTGGATTTCTCCCTGGCTTGCATCAAAGCTGTCTGTAAAGCCGCTGAAATTCGTTGCAGAATGGAATACGTCTATAATTCCGTTTCCCTGGTTCTGTATCGTAGCATTATGGACTGTCAGCATTGACTGGTCCCCAAACACGTCCCTCGTACTTCCAATGTCCATATGGCCGAATGAAATGCCGCTCGCATCCAATTCAAGCGCTATCAGTGTTGTGTAATCAAAGCTGGCTGTGCCTGTTCCCTGGTTATTGGAAGCATCCTTTGCAGTCACTTCAATAGTATATGTTAAAGCCGGGTCATAGAACGTCATGTCGTATGTTTTGGTGCAGGTTATTGTATCTGCATCAGCCATAATACAGTCGCTTATAGACATCGTTGGATTTCCGTTGGTAGGGTTTCCGCTGGTAAAAGCAGCACTTACAGTTGAAATGTCATCCCATCCGTTGATGTCCGATATGTCTGCTGTTATTGTTATTGTCTTGTCAGAATTCTGGACAGGATATACCTGGATTCCAACGGTCGAAAAGTCATCATCCGGTGTAATTGACACGCTGTCCACTGTCGGCCCTGCAGTGCTGGTTACAGTAACACTCATCTGGGCGCTGTCTGCTGCCACATAAACGCACACTAAGGCTAATATAGCCGTCAAAACTAGTATCTTTTCTTTCATTTAACTACCCCCATGGTTTTTTTCATATAAATTTATATATTAGAACTCTTATGGATTTATATATTTTTTGGTTACTGGTGAGTCAAGACAATCTTTAGATTATCCCGACACTCTTCAAATCCTCAATCAGGCCGGGCACAAACTTATAATTGCCAATCTCTTCTCTTGTGATCCATTTGTACTCGGAATTCTCATGGTCCAATCCCACTTTATCATCAGCAGCAGAGCAGAGGAATGCCATGATAGCCCAGTTTTTGGCAAGTGCAGCATCCTTTACCTTAATCAGCCCACCTTCCTTTGTAATGCTCGCATCCAGGCCTGTCTCCTCTTTTATCTCCCTGAGCACTGTGTCTTCTGCAGCCTCAAACTCCTTCACAAAGCCCGAGCAGAAGCCCCAGCAGCCGGGATAGTTCCTGTCATCATCGCTTTTTTTGAGGATAAGAAGCTTTCCGTTATGCATTACAATCCCAGTAACCACAAAATATGTTTTTGCCATTTCAGACACTTAATGGTTTTCTCGCATTATGTATCATCTGCTTTTCAAAGGATATGTATTTCTCCATCTTTTTTAAATGCTTAACCATATCCTTTAACTTATCGTCCAGCCCCTTCAGCAGTTCAGCTTTGTTTCTTTTATTCGCTTTCCTTACAGCCTTTCTCAGCTTTATAATCTGGCATCTTATCCCGCGGCTGTACTGGTTTTCCAAGTCTTCGTACCAGCCTGAAGTGTTCTTTGCCGCCTCTATTTCACCCGAATCCCATCCCTCCTTGAGCAGCAGATTAAGCTTATCGATAGCAGAATCCTCCAGCTGAAGGAACTGCACCAGCCTCTCGGTTAAGTCATACATAGACTGGTAAAATCCGCTGGTTGCTTCAGGGTCTGCAGAATTAATAAATTGAAGAGATGACTGGAATTTTTTATGCAGGGTCTTTATTAGCTTGTCTATCTCCAGCAAATCCTGGAAAAACACCGCAATATTTTTTATCTTGTGCCTTTGGTGGCGCCAGTGTGTTTCTTTTAATGTATTTAAGACCTGCCTTATATTTTGTATATATTCAGTCTCAAACATTTTATATCTGGACAGGCTTTTCTGCCTTCCCGACTGTCTGCTCCTCAAGCTGCACAGAATTCTCAAACCATCTCATGTCCTTGATTACTTCATCAAGCCTCTTCTTTATGTATTTCAGGCCTTTTTCCTTTGTTATCTTGTAAGCCTCTGCAGTAGCCTTTTTCATGTCCCTGGACCATTTCTCAAGCCTCTTGGCATAACCCAGCTCCGGGATCTCTTCCAGCTCAATCTCTTCTTTGCCAGCCCCTATCTGCCTCAGGGTGTGCTTCCTCCTGAAAGTCCTGTTCAGCAGCGCAAGCCTGTGGTCTTCCTTCTTCATGAGGCTGACAATCTTGAGCATTATATCGCAGCTCGCATCAAGAAACTCCTCTGTTGTTTCGGGCTTTATGTCATGCAAAACCCTTACTGCGTCCGGATTCTTCTTCCTGATTTCCTTGATCTTGTTGTCGATCTCCCATATGTTCTCAAGGCAGGCCTTTATCTCGTTCCTCTTGTCATACTGGAATTTCCAGTGATACCTGTTAAAAACATCAAGAATCAGTTTCAGTCCGTGGTTTTGCTGTATCTCAAACATTTGAATGACCAAATTGAATCAGTAAGTCAACATCTAACTTGGGAATATCACACGCCCCAAAGCATGAGCCCCCCCATATCAAAATCTCAGCATTAGTATTAGCCCGTAAAAAATCAACTGCTTCCTTTGCCCTTGGCTTTAATCCGTCAGCCAGCTGGATGCAGACAGATTCAGATTTTTCTTTTTTTATCCTTTCAGCAGCCTTATTCAGCTCTAAGTCGTACATGAGAACAAGATTCTATTCTTCACTATTTAATCTTTTCGCCTCAAATGCTCTTTCAAATGATGGAGATGCTATCCTGTGAATGTCTTCTTGTTGTGGAATCAGTGAGTTTAGTATGCGATAGTTATGCACATAAGGGATTGTTTCTTTCTTGCTGGCCTCATCAAGGTATTTAGAATAGGCCGCGAAGCTGTTACTGTCCTTTTCGTTATTTTCCCCAGCTCTTCTCATAGCCTTCTTAACGTGCCCGAACCCTGCATTAAATGAGGCAACAACAGCTTCATCTAGCTCTTTGCCATTTAGCCATGGAAATCTTTCTTCTAGAAATTCAAGATATTGAATACCTGCTTTATTGTTATAGAGCGGGTCTTTTTTTGTTTTCTTCCAGCTCCATGTGCCTTCACTAACTCCCCTGTACACAGGCAGTTTTTTACCTTGCCTTACCACGTATCTTACTAGTTCTCTGTCTGTTTTTTTGCCTGTACTCTGATTTAAATTCCTTACAGCACATTCTCTTATCTGATATAGCCCAAAAGCATCATCTTCGGATTGTTTTACATTTCCTTCGCGGTTATAATGCCTTATTCTGGATTCCAGAAAAGCGACACTTAGGTTTCTAGCTATATCTTTTTTTTCTGATGTTGAAATGATATTGTCTATGTATTCTTTTACATTATTTTCTTTAGGTTCATTTTGCCGCTCAGGAATTTCCAAAACTTCTCCCGGATGGATTATATATGGGGGTGCAATACTATTTGCTTTTGCAATGTCCTGCCAGCTAACATTATCATATTGTCTGGCAATTTGGGATAGGTTATCCCCTTTCTCAACTGTATATCTGGCTGCTTCAGAAGCCCCCCCCAATCCAAGAATAAGTGCACATAATGTATTGAGCGTTTTTCCCATCTTAACCCCTTTTAATATCAAAAACCTATTCAAAATCAAGAAACAGCTCATCCATCTCAAAATCAGACAGCTGCTTCTTGTTCAGCACAGCCATTTTGGGCTTCTTTCCATGGCTTCCCCGCACCATATCAAATTCATATTCTTCTTCGTAAGCCATTTTACCTTATCATCTTTTCCCTTAATGAAAGCCTCTCCAATTGCCCGAGCCTTCTTTCCAGCTCCCTTATCCTTATTCCCTGCTCCTTCACTTTCACATTAAGGAAGCGAATGCTGTTTTGGCTGCTATACCTCAGCATATCCATGTCTTTCCTGACCCTCCTGAATGAGTTTCTTATTTTTTGCTCGTGTACCATTTTGGCCATTTAAAAAATGCCTGGGGTGTATTTTCGAGGGGATGTAAGAGAAAATGGTCACCCCAGACTTATGACGTTTGTCATTACCTAAAAGTAGAAATTAGGTTATATATAA
Above is a window of Candidatus Woesearchaeota archaeon DNA encoding:
- a CDS encoding NUDIX domain-containing protein, which produces MAKTYFVVTGIVMHNGKLLILKKSDDDRNYPGCWGFCSGFVKEFEAAEDTVLREIKEETGLDASITKEGGLIKVKDAALAKNWAIMAFLCSAADDKVGLDHENSEYKWITREEIGNYKFVPGLIEDLKSVGII
- a CDS encoding LysM peptidoglycan-binding domain-containing protein produces the protein MSCFLILNRFLILKGVKMGKTLNTLCALILGLGGASEAARYTVEKGDNLSQIARQYDNVSWQDIAKANSIAPPYIIHPGEVLEIPERQNEPKENNVKEYIDNIISTSEKKDIARNLSVAFLESRIRHYNREGNVKQSEDDAFGLYQIRECAVRNLNQSTGKKTDRELVRYVVRQGKKLPVYRGVSEGTWSWKKTKKDPLYNNKAGIQYLEFLEERFPWLNGKELDEAVVASFNAGFGHVKKAMRRAGENNEKDSNSFAAYSKYLDEASKKETIPYVHNYRILNSLIPQQEDIHRIASPSFERAFEAKRLNSEE